The following proteins are encoded in a genomic region of Nicotiana sylvestris chromosome 4, ASM39365v2, whole genome shotgun sequence:
- the LOC104227182 gene encoding uncharacterized protein encodes MFVATRSRKPGRVYKESYEDTMRKIAEMEQIQTQESEDDNQSIDAFATVMGPEYPSRVRLYGRGVTKTILKQKSGNSGPSSKTTDEIMEQKMKEMEERMQQRMQKNFEEQQETWRQQITLNVVAQLQHINPDLRIDPNMLAFGGRSLGEASSAQQVAIQLINRPSTGSTNQDQHLLGNATSPTCHVQTLEEDNRPPTSNALQTVLVATHKQQQRK; translated from the exons ATGTTTGTGGCTACGAGATCAAGAAAACCCGGTCGAGTATACAAGGAATCATATGAAGATACAATGCGCAAAATT GCTGAAATGGAGCAAATACAAACTCAAGAAAGTGAAGATGATAACCAATCAATTGATGCATTTGCAACAGTCATGGGACCTGAATATCCAAGTCGTGTAAGATTGTATGGTCGTGGGGTTACAAAGACTATCTTGAAACAAAAATCTGGAAATTCTGGACCCTCTTCAAAGACTACTGATGAGATAATGGAgcaaaaaatgaaggaaatggAAGAGAGAATGCAACAAAGGATGCAGAAAAACTTCGAGGAACAACAGGAAACTTGGCGGCAACAAATTACACTTAATGTTGTTGCACAACTTCAGCATATTAACCCAGATTTACGAATTGATCCTAATATGCTAGCATTCGGTGGTCGTTCACTCGGAGAAGCTTCCTCTGCACAACAAGTTGCAATTCAACTAATCAATCGTCCATCTACTGGCAGTACTAATCAAG ACCAACATCTGCTTGGAAATGCCACCAGTCCAACATGCCATGTACAGACTTTAGAAGAAGACAACAGGCCACCCACATCCAATGCATTGCAGACAGTTCTTGTGGCCACTCATAAGCAGCAACAAAGAAAATGA